From a region of the Mercurialis annua linkage group LG1-X, ddMerAnnu1.2, whole genome shotgun sequence genome:
- the LOC126664915 gene encoding protein EPIDERMAL PATTERNING FACTOR 2 isoform X2, which translates to MKSSFESGAHKCMRLLLIFMALIVGKEALRPHHYISVRIGKEVASSKNEEARDQELGMELYPTGSSLPDCSHACGPCFPCKRVMVSFKCSIGESCPIVYRCMCKGKYYHVPSA; encoded by the exons ATGAAATCCTCATTTGAAAGTGGAGCTCACAAATGTATGCGTCTTCTTCTTATTTTCATGGCACTCATTGTCGGAAAAGAAGCCCTAAGACCTCATCATT ATATTTCAGTGAGAATTGGGAAAGAAGTTGCATCAAGTAAGAATGAAGAGGCAAGAGATCAAGAACTGGGAATGGAACTGTATCCGACCGGTTCGAGCCTGCCGGATTGTTCCCATGCCTGTGGACCTTGCTTTCCATGCAAGAGAGTGATGGTGAGCTTCAAATGCTCCATCGGAGAATCTTGCCCTATTGTCTACAGGTGTATGTGTAAAGGCAAATATTACCATGTCCCTTCAGCTTAA
- the LOC126664915 gene encoding protein EPIDERMAL PATTERNING FACTOR 2 isoform X1, whose amino-acid sequence MKSSFESGAHKCMRLLLIFMALIVGKEALRPHHLDISVRIGKEVASSKNEEARDQELGMELYPTGSSLPDCSHACGPCFPCKRVMVSFKCSIGESCPIVYRCMCKGKYYHVPSA is encoded by the exons ATGAAATCCTCATTTGAAAGTGGAGCTCACAAATGTATGCGTCTTCTTCTTATTTTCATGGCACTCATTGTCGGAAAAGAAGCCCTAAGACCTCATCATT TAGATATTTCAGTGAGAATTGGGAAAGAAGTTGCATCAAGTAAGAATGAAGAGGCAAGAGATCAAGAACTGGGAATGGAACTGTATCCGACCGGTTCGAGCCTGCCGGATTGTTCCCATGCCTGTGGACCTTGCTTTCCATGCAAGAGAGTGATGGTGAGCTTCAAATGCTCCATCGGAGAATCTTGCCCTATTGTCTACAGGTGTATGTGTAAAGGCAAATATTACCATGTCCCTTCAGCTTAA